A stretch of Pseudoprevotella muciniphila DNA encodes these proteins:
- a CDS encoding Ig-like domain-containing protein, giving the protein MKEFYNFRLFLMTLFVALAGTVSAETVTFTASSDKGAISNSNDAGADGVTKSGITIACSKGTMGNGSDYRIFKNETLTISSTVGNITKVEITATSSNPASGFGSLAGFSTSGNNGTWEGDAESVTLTASGKQVRATQIVVTYTASGSQKTFPNLSFDPTSVTMTIGETFTAPTLNNEHGVAVTYQSTNTDVATVDPSTGAVTVLAVGTTNIEVTSEEDDDYEAGYAFYTLTVNKIDPALAFSEGSVQVTLGDAFTAPTLTNALGMTVSYESTNTGVATVDPTTGAVTIVGAGTTTITATSAEDATHSAGSASYSITVLDAGAHIYWSEDWTGATNETPTAWNSAYTYEGSGTKVYTTQLGAGGDGPELLIAKGGGSLTYDAINVEGQTGTLTFSYKSNRSNLSVTTTTTGVEISSATHSGSTHTYTITLPDAATTLSLTITNSSSSNARIDDIMLVGDYSATNLLDAELAFSEATATVTLGDAFTAPTLSNPNGLPVTYSSSNDAIATVDPQTGEVTPVGVGTATITASSEATDVFRAGSASYELTVESAVPTTSATFWSEDWTGAAADDTPDAVNSAYTYTDGSTSTKIYEATLAGGESPELLVNKSGGSLTYDAISIAGHTGTLTLTYKANNDNLTLTSGTEGASVSKESYSNGVVTWTITIPTTTSTLSLTLANSKGGNTRIDDILLTSEVPNLGAGSFTITAAGYGTYYTDQPFIMPEGAQGAVITEVGTPNGDGIAKATANWKYQAGSIVPACEALLVKGEAKDYAYVYTASTASATADNLLHGSTVAVTPTEPANGLFYMLSYGKGDKAGVLGFYYANATGAAFESQANKCWLALDNNTGSAVRGLVFDFNDDVTGINSVGTTVNGVNVAYDLQGRRVVAPKAGNIYIVNGKKVLVK; this is encoded by the coding sequence ATGAAAGAATTTTACAATTTTAGATTATTCCTGATGACGCTGTTTGTCGCGTTGGCAGGGACGGTCAGTGCTGAAACTGTAACGTTTACCGCTTCTTCTGATAAAGGTGCTATTTCCAATAGCAACGATGCAGGAGCAGATGGAGTTACAAAATCTGGCATTACCATCGCTTGTTCAAAAGGTACGATGGGCAATGGTTCTGATTATCGTATTTTTAAGAATGAGACATTAACCATTTCTTCTACCGTAGGTAACATTACGAAAGTGGAAATCACTGCAACATCAAGCAATCCTGCAAGTGGCTTTGGCTCTTTAGCTGGTTTTTCCACAAGTGGCAATAATGGAACTTGGGAAGGTGATGCTGAATCCGTAACTCTTACGGCTTCAGGCAAGCAGGTTCGTGCAACGCAGATAGTTGTAACCTACACGGCTTCGGGCAGTCAAAAGACATTTCCCAACTTGTCCTTTGACCCAACTTCAGTAACGATGACCATCGGTGAAACCTTCACTGCTCCTACGCTCAATAATGAACATGGCGTAGCCGTAACCTATCAGTCAACCAATACGGATGTAGCAACAGTAGATCCTTCAACAGGTGCAGTAACAGTTCTTGCAGTCGGTACGACAAACATTGAGGTTACTTCTGAAGAAGATGACGACTACGAGGCAGGTTATGCTTTTTATACCTTAACCGTAAATAAAATTGATCCCGCGTTGGCTTTCTCGGAAGGTTCTGTGCAAGTAACGCTCGGTGACGCCTTTACTGCTCCTACTCTGACAAATGCTTTAGGCATGACAGTAAGTTACGAATCGACCAATACTGGTGTGGCAACAGTTGATCCTACAACAGGTGCGGTTACCATCGTTGGTGCCGGTACAACCACTATTACGGCTACTTCTGCTGAAGATGCTACTCATAGCGCAGGTTCTGCTTCGTACAGCATTACAGTGCTCGATGCCGGCGCACACATTTATTGGAGCGAAGATTGGACAGGTGCCACAAACGAGACACCCACAGCATGGAACAGCGCATATACATATGAAGGTAGTGGAACAAAAGTATATACTACTCAGTTAGGTGCCGGTGGAGATGGTCCTGAACTTCTTATTGCTAAGGGTGGCGGTAGTCTTACATACGATGCCATCAATGTAGAAGGTCAAACAGGTACGCTGACATTCAGTTATAAGTCGAATAGGAGCAATTTGTCTGTTACGACAACTACTACAGGTGTAGAGATTTCTTCAGCAACCCATTCAGGAAGTACACATACCTATACCATAACTCTTCCCGATGCTGCAACAACTCTCTCTCTTACTATTACAAATTCATCAAGTAGCAATGCTCGTATCGACGACATCATGTTGGTAGGCGACTATTCTGCAACAAACCTTTTGGATGCAGAACTCGCATTCTCGGAAGCAACTGCTACCGTAACTCTCGGTGATGCGTTCACTGCTCCTACTCTGAGCAACCCGAATGGTCTGCCTGTAACTTACAGTTCTTCTAACGATGCTATTGCGACAGTTGATCCTCAAACCGGTGAGGTAACTCCCGTCGGTGTAGGTACTGCAACCATCACCGCTTCTTCTGAAGCAACTGATGTATTTAGAGCAGGTTCTGCTTCATACGAACTGACTGTAGAAAGCGCCGTGCCTACAACTTCTGCTACTTTCTGGAGCGAGGATTGGACTGGTGCAGCAGCAGACGATACCCCTGATGCAGTGAACAGTGCTTATACATACACAGACGGAAGCACCAGTACAAAGATTTATGAAGCGACACTTGCAGGAGGTGAGTCTCCAGAACTCCTTGTTAACAAGAGCGGTGGTAGCCTCACATACGATGCTATCAGCATCGCAGGCCATACAGGAACATTGACGCTGACCTATAAGGCAAATAACGATAATTTGACACTCACATCAGGCACAGAGGGTGCAAGTGTATCAAAAGAATCATATTCAAATGGCGTTGTTACATGGACCATTACCATTCCTACAACAACTTCTACATTGAGTCTGACCTTGGCTAATAGTAAAGGTGGCAATACTCGTATTGACGACATCCTCCTGACGAGCGAAGTTCCAAATCTTGGTGCCGGTTCATTTACTATTACTGCAGCCGGTTATGGTACATATTACACAGACCAACCGTTCATTATGCCTGAAGGCGCACAAGGTGCCGTGATTACTGAAGTGGGTACTCCCAACGGCGATGGCATTGCAAAGGCTACTGCAAACTGGAAGTACCAGGCCGGCAGTATCGTTCCTGCTTGTGAAGCACTCTTGGTGAAAGGCGAGGCTAAGGACTATGCTTATGTGTACACTGCAAGCACAGCAAGTGCAACTGCTGACAACCTTCTCCATGGTTCTACAGTAGCCGTTACGCCTACAGAGCCTGCAAACGGCTTGTTCTACATGCTTTCATACGGTAAAGGCGATAAGGCCGGTGTGCTCGGTTTCTACTATGCCAATGCTACCGGTGCTGCATTCGAAAGCCAGGCCAACAAATGCTGGCTTGCACTTGACAACAACACTGGTTCTGCTGTTCGCGGCTTGGTATTCGACTTCAACGACGACGTAACAGGCATCAACAGTGTTGGCACAACTGTGAACGGCGTGAATGTGGCTTACGATCTCCAGGGCCGTCGCGTAGTTGCTCCTAAGGCTGGCAACATCTACATTGTTAACGGCAAGAAAGTGCTTGTGAAATAA